Below is a genomic region from Alphaproteobacteria bacterium SS10.
GCAATGCGATTGTGCGGCACAATATTTTATCAAATTATTGCTGGCAAGATCGTCAACGGTCGCAGTCGCTTATCCGCTGATTAAGGCACAGAGTTTTAGGCCAAACAGGCGCGGGTTGCCGTCGATGTATTTGCCCCGGCGCTTAACCAATTGTGCGCCCGACCAACGCCCGACAGCCCCTGCGTCAAAAATTCCGGGGTATCAAAAATCAAATACACTAACTTTTTATTTACCTTTGCTGTTTTTTGCGTATTCAATGCCGGCTACAGGCAGGACCAACTACGCACCGATCATCCATATATGAGCGCACCTCAACTCTCTGCGGTCAGCACCCTCGATAACCTGAGTTTTCTGGTTATCGATGATCATATGCTGATGCGAAAGCTAGTGACCCAGCAACTCCAAGGGGCTGGATATCAGCAGGTTCAAGAAGCCAAAACCGGCACCGAAGGGCTCGAGAAAATCGATGAAGCCCTCGCCGGCAATAAGCTGTTCGACGTCATCTTTATCGATTGGGGCATGCCAGAAATGGATGGCCTCACCTTCCTCAAAGAATGCCGCCAGCGGCCGGAGCTGAATAAAACCGCGCTGGTTATGCTGACCGGCGAGAGTGAACGCAAAAGTGTAATGGAGGCTATCGGCGCCGGCGCAACGGCCTATATTGTTAAGCCCGTATCCGCTGAAGAGCTGACCGAGAAGGTCGAGAAGATCAAAGATTGGCTCAAGAAAAAGCGTAACCTGGCGTAGGGCTGACAATGACCACGACACAAACAGAATTCATGAAAGAAGTGTCAGACGTCATTGTTGAGAACGTCTGCCTTACCGTTAAAACCCTGTTCGAAGTCGACCTCAGATCGGAAGAGATCTTTGGGATCGATAAAGTCTGCGAGGCGGACTTCATCTGCTCTGTCGCGCTAAGCAATGGCGATGACACCGCCGTGGTTCGCTTTGGCTTCGACTACGTGCTGATGGAGCGCCTGGTGGCCAAGGTGTTCAGCGAGGAAGTGGCGGCCGACAAAACCGTCCTTCAGGACGCCGGGTCTGAAGTTGCAAACATTGTATCCGGGCGGGTTAAGGAGTTCCTCAACAGCCAAGGCCACAACTTGAAAGCGGATATCCCGAACACGGTTGAAGGCCCGGTCACCTGCCACGACAAGAACACCAATATCGACATCATCTTCTATGACGCCGAGGACCATTTGGCGGTCGATGTGAACTTGGGCTCAATGGCATCAACGTCGTAATCGTGAGGACCAGAAAACGCGTTGGGGAAAGCGCGTTGGCCGCACGTTCTATTGGGGATAGGGGCAATGAAAACAGTATCGTTTCAAGCCAAGGCTGACAGCCTCGGCAATTCTCTCTCAGCGCTGAATGGCAGCAAGCCAGACCTGGCCATCGTGTTTGGCCACCGTGCCCTGCTTGAGGATGCAAGCAATCTCAAAACCCTGCATGAGGCGATGCCAACCGCCAATCTGGTTGGCTGCTCAACCTCCGGTGAAATCTATGATGACCGGACGGCGGAAAACACCCTAACCGTTATGGCAATGCAGTTTGAGGCGACGCCAACCAAGGTTGCCACGGCGGCGATATCCGGAACTAGCGACAGCTCGAAAGCCGCGGGCCAATCACTTGGTGAAGCGTTGAAATCAGATGACCTAAACTCGATCATGGTCCTCTCGCCGGGCCTAAATGTGAATGGTAGCGCGCTTGTCGCTGGCATCCGCGAAGCCTGCGGGGAGAAGGCGACGGTCTTTGGCGGCCTGGCCGGTGATGGAACAGACTTCCAAAAAACCGTGACCGTGTTGAACGATAAGTCGTTTGAGGATCAGGTTGTCGCCATTGGCTTCTACGGCACCAATCTTCAGGTTGGCACCGGCTCCCGCGGTGGTTGGCAAGGCTTTGGCCCGATCCGGAAGGTGACCAAGGCCGATGCGAATGTCCTTTATGAGCTGGATGGCAAGCCGGCCCTCGAACTCTACAAACAGTATCTGGGGGACCGGGCGGATGATCTGCCCGCAAGTGGCCTACTCTACCCCTTTGCTATCCTCTCA
It encodes:
- a CDS encoding response regulator, which produces MCARPTPDSPCVKNSGVSKIKYTNFLFTFAVFCVFNAGYRQDQLRTDHPYMSAPQLSAVSTLDNLSFLVIDDHMLMRKLVTQQLQGAGYQQVQEAKTGTEGLEKIDEALAGNKLFDVIFIDWGMPEMDGLTFLKECRQRPELNKTALVMLTGESERKSVMEAIGAGATAYIVKPVSAEELTEKVEKIKDWLKKKRNLA
- a CDS encoding chemotaxis protein CheX, which produces MTTTQTEFMKEVSDVIVENVCLTVKTLFEVDLRSEEIFGIDKVCEADFICSVALSNGDDTAVVRFGFDYVLMERLVAKVFSEEVAADKTVLQDAGSEVANIVSGRVKEFLNSQGHNLKADIPNTVEGPVTCHDKNTNIDIIFYDAEDHLAVDVNLGSMASTS
- a CDS encoding FIST C-terminal domain-containing protein, producing the protein MKTVSFQAKADSLGNSLSALNGSKPDLAIVFGHRALLEDASNLKTLHEAMPTANLVGCSTSGEIYDDRTAENTLTVMAMQFEATPTKVATAAISGTSDSSKAAGQSLGEALKSDDLNSIMVLSPGLNVNGSALVAGIREACGEKATVFGGLAGDGTDFQKTVTVLNDKSFEDQVVAIGFYGTNLQVGTGSRGGWQGFGPIRKVTKADANVLYELDGKPALELYKQYLGDRADDLPASGLLYPFAILSEDQAETGLIRTILDVSEEEGSLTLAGDLPTNSLVRLMHADNDALIDGAEAAANDASVDDTDSNSAAICVSCVGRRIVMGNQVDDEVESVRDILGSQIPIVGYYSYGEICPFQESGFSELHNQTMTVTVLREDAGASTAA